Genomic DNA from Stigmatopora argus isolate UIUO_Sarg chromosome 13, RoL_Sarg_1.0, whole genome shotgun sequence:
TTGAATGTAACACAAAACAGTACAGCTTTGCACTGTCTTGTACAATTGTATTTTTGCTACAGTTTATGTTCGTATGGCGACTCAGAAGAAAATACCAGTTCCAGTATTTACACAGGTTGACCGGGATGTTTTCCTACAGGATATTTATCCACAGGTTTTGAATTTTGATAATCATCTTCATGCATTAATAACTAAAGAAATCAGAATTAGTTATTGTTATATTTGAAGAAGTATTGACTCTTACAGGgcacaatttattttttggggccaacaatgtctctaaacaatctcattttcttaaccgctttatcctacctagggttgcgggggtgctggagcctatcccagctgactttgggccagaggggggggcaccctaagggtaatttagagtgtccaatcagcctaccatgcatatctttggaatgtgggaggaaaccggtgtacccggagaaaacccacacaggcctggggagaaaccaggtggaccaacctaaacctagatttgaacccaggtcctccaccgtgaggccgacgtgctaaccactcatccgcctggCGGCCCTGTCTCTAGACAATACATCAATTAATTTGAGAATGGATTATTTGTGAGTTGCGGCAGCTgtatgaaaaacatatttttacccCAGCGTGAACCAGCCGTTCTGAGAGGCGTGGGTCTCGGTCCCTGCGTGGAGAAGTGGACCGTGGAGTATCTTGCCCGAAAAGGAGGTGGCAAAGAGGTGAAAATCCACGTTTCTAGAGTGCCTCAGATGAACTTCCTTCAAAAAAACTTTGTGTACAGGTGAGGTTTCTCTTTCCTTTTCTTTGGAAGACCCCCACACTGGTAATTAAAAGTTGCCAACATCTTTCGTGGCTGGCAGGACTCTTCCTTTCGACGAGTTTGTGAGAAGAACATCGGAGGAGAAACACGCAAACTTCTTCTTGTGCGAGGTACATCTTCGTTTGACCATCTTCTGAACTTTTCAAATGTCAAGTTTATTTCCAGGATGAGCGCTATTACCTCCGGTCCTTGGGAGAAGATGTCCGAAAGGtatccagcaaaaaaaaaatgaattttcacctcatttgaaatgagtatagtcaagattttgttttttttttgcatttcaggAACCCGCTGACATCAGCAAACAATTCCCTGAGCTGGCCGAGGACTTTCACATCCCAGAATTCTTTGAGCCAGGTCACTTTTTCTCCAGCGTGTTCCGCATCAGCTCCCGCCATCTCCAGCTGTGGACGCACTACGACGTCAGTCTGTTTTGATGCACTTTTA
This window encodes:
- the tyw5 gene encoding tRNA wybutosine-synthesizing protein 5, which codes for MATQKKIPVPVFTQVDRDVFLQDIYPQREPAVLRGVGLGPCVEKWTVEYLARKGGGKEVKIHVSRVPQMNFLQKNFVYRTLPFDEFVRRTSEEKHANFFLCEDERYYLRSLGEDVRKEPADISKQFPELAEDFHIPEFFEPGHFFSSVFRISSRHLQLWTHYDVMDNLLAQVTGRKRVVLFSPQDALHLYLAGDKSEVLEIDSPDVNLYPEFAKATRYECVLQPGDLLFIPALWFHNTLALEFGVGVNVFWRELAADRYDKKDPYGNKDPLAAGRALQAVGRALQCLDELPPQYRDFYGRRMVQRIRERTFRECTTNVIP